From the genome of Streptomyces sp. NBC_00659, one region includes:
- a CDS encoding response regulator — MVQKAKILLVDDRPENLLALEAILSALDQTLVRASSGEEALKALLTDDFAVILLDVQMPGMDGFETAAHIKRRERTRDIPIIFLTAINHGPHHTFRGYAAGAVDYISKPFDPWVLRAKVSVFVELYMKNCQLREQAALLRLQLEGGGKAALGEAKEPAGLLAELSARLAAVEEQAEALSKQLDDDSADAAAVATAAHLERKLTGLRRALDALEPGTGSGAPSVPSQG, encoded by the coding sequence ATGGTGCAGAAGGCCAAGATCCTCCTGGTCGATGACCGGCCGGAGAATCTGTTGGCGCTGGAGGCGATCCTCTCCGCGCTCGATCAGACACTGGTACGGGCATCGTCCGGGGAGGAAGCGCTCAAAGCGCTGCTCACGGACGACTTCGCGGTCATTCTGCTGGACGTTCAGATGCCCGGCATGGACGGATTCGAGACCGCCGCGCACATCAAGCGGCGGGAGCGGACCCGGGACATCCCGATCATCTTCCTCACCGCCATCAACCACGGCCCCCACCACACCTTCCGGGGGTACGCGGCCGGCGCGGTGGACTACATCTCCAAGCCCTTCGACCCGTGGGTGCTGCGCGCGAAGGTCTCGGTGTTCGTCGAGCTCTACATGAAGAACTGCCAACTCCGTGAGCAGGCGGCCCTGTTGCGGCTCCAGCTCGAGGGCGGCGGCAAGGCGGCGCTCGGCGAGGCCAAGGAGCCCGCCGGACTCCTCGCCGAACTCTCCGCGCGCCTCGCGGCCGTCGAGGAGCAGGCCGAGGCGCTGTCCAAGCAGCTCGACGACGACTCCGCGGACGCGGCGGCGGTGGCGACCGCGGCTCATCTCGAACGCAAACTCACCGGGCTGCGCAGGGCGCTGGACGCGCTGGAGCCGGGCACGGGGAGCGGGGCACCCTCGGTGCCGTCGCAGGGCTGA